In Raphanus sativus cultivar WK10039 chromosome 5, ASM80110v3, whole genome shotgun sequence, the following proteins share a genomic window:
- the LOC108857195 gene encoding nucleoside diphosphate kinase II, chloroplastic codes for MVVGMAAVGQCTPLCVASPSPRAKSATCNSNLSPTTTTVSSRTELAAFRPQFRLFSRVSPSRRRLYASSPADSGIFLPHLVASMEQVEETYIMVKPDGIQRGLVGEIISRFEKKGFKLIGLKMFQCPKDLAEEHYKDLSAKSFFPSLIEYITSGPVVCMAWEGVGVVASARKLIGKTDPLQAEPGTIRGDLAVQTGRNIVHGSDSPENGKREIALWFKEGELCEWDSALATWLRE; via the exons ATGGTTGTTGGTATGGCTGCCGTTGGTCAATGTACTCCTCTCTGTGTCGCCTCGCCGTCGCCGAGAGCAAAGTCGGCAACTTGCAattcaaacctttctccaacCACAACCACCGTTAGCTCGCGCACAGAGCTGGCCGCATTTCGTCCTCAGTTCCGTTTATTCTCTCGCGTTTCTCCTTCCCGCCGCCGTCTCTACGCTTCGAGCCCCGCCGATTCGGGAATCTTCCTCCCTCACCTCGTCGCTTCTATG GAGCAAGTTGAGGAGACTTACATCATGGTCAAACCAGACGGCATCCAACGAGGCCTT GTTGGAGAAATCATCTCTCGTTTTGAGAAGAAGGGTTTTAAACTGATTGGACTTAAGATGTTCCAATGTCCAAAAGATTTGGCTGAG GAACATTATAAGGATCTTAGTGCTAAGTCATTCTTTCCCAGCCTGATTGAGTACATCACTTCTGGCCCTGTTGTGTGTATG GCTTGGGAAGGTGTTGGTGTGGTTGCTTCTGCCAGGAAGCTGATTGGGAAAACAGACCCTCTTCAAGCTGAACCCGGTACCATTAGAGGAGATCTTGCTGTACAAACCGGAAG GAACATTGTGCATGGTAGTGATAGTCCTGAAAACGGAAAGCGTGAGATTG CTTTGTGGTTCAAAGAAGGCGAGCTATGCGAGTGGGATTCAGCTCTAGCTACATGGCTGAGGGAGTGA
- the LOC108861470 gene encoding uncharacterized protein LOC108861470: MDGRGGCCIARYGGYGGRYGLSKADRIMLRFRPIAPKPASDGDGGGASPGAGKYGSTTNSGGSSDVPGKSGRGKRKSSGGNPRRCNRRKISNVSDGGVAPTTAAVTLSLLPETPDKIAFPDLNVSPAENDQKRNGPLWLSFSGGDGGMLTPYKTTEISQRTVVVSSCVTVERVTDAWIDGHGLGRTDEEKKMNLVRDTCPGFISDGVGRVTWNNEAYRKMAKEGAPGMSYDHFHVNVRLVMKERPMLTYPAFTCRVRLQYTCQDRERGSVTVPCDVWRMDGGGFAWKLDVKAALCL, from the coding sequence atggacgGCAGGGGAGGATGTTGCATAGCCAGATATGGCGGCTACGGTGGTCGTTACGGTCTCTCCAAAGCGGACCGAATCATGCTTCGGTTCCGTCCTATTGCTCCTAAACCGGCCAGCGACGGCGACGGCGGAGGTGCATCTCCTGGCGCTGGAAAGTATGGTTCCACTACAAATAGTGGTGGAAGCTCCGATGTTCCCGGCAAGTCCGGGAGAGGAAAAAGGAAGAGTTCAGGTGGAAACCCTCGGAGGTGCAACCGGAGGAAGATATCGAATGTTTCCGACGGCGGCGTCGCTCCTACTACCGCGGCGGTTACGTTGTCTCTTCTACCGGAGACGCCTGATAAAATAGCTTTTCCAGATCTGAACGTTTCTCCGGCGGAGAATGATCAGAAGCGAAACGGGCCGTTGTGGCTGAGTTTCAGCGGCGGAGACGGTGGGATGTTAACGCCGTACAAGACCACGGAGATATCGCAAAGGACGGTGGTGGTTTCGTCGTGTGTGACGGTCGAGCGTGTGACCGACGCTTGGATCGACGGTCATGGGCTGGGGAGGACGGATGAGGAGAAGaaaatgaatcttgtgagggaCACGTGTCCAGGGTTCATATCGGACGGCGTAGGGAGAGTCACGTGGAACAATGAGGCGTATAGGAAGATGGCTAAGGAAGGTGCACCGGGCATGAGCTATGATCATTTTCACGTGAACGTGAGGTTGGTGATGAAGGAGAGGCCGATGCTTACGTACCCTGCGTTCACATGCAGAGTGAGACTACAGTACACGTGTCAAGATCGTGAAAGAGGATCAGTCACGGTGCCTTGCGACGTGTGGAGGATGGACGGTGGAGGGTTTGCGTGGAAGCTTGACGTTAAGGCCGCTTTGTGCCTGTAA
- the LOC108805344 gene encoding zinc finger CCCH domain-containing protein 67: MSKPDPDPKQPSGSSSEKDPVAADHIREEELSEDLRNVVLLDEATEELNVSISVSEGDQKEEEGREKRMMVYPVRPDAEDCSFYIRTGGCKYGSSCKFNHPVRRNPQIGREKVREREREEDVENPRLMECKYYFRTGGCKYGETCRFSHTKQQTSLPSRPELNFLGLPIRPGEKECPFYMRNGSCKFGGDCKFNHPDPKAVGGGVDSPLFRGNNGGSFPPKDASQASSTSWSSSRHMNGTGTGGTAPFIPLMYSQNRGASSPQTPAWSGYQAPSAYPPERGVLPPSTYSAETSSFSQLPAEEFPERPDQPECSYYVKTGDCKFKSKCKYHHPKHRLPKQSPSSFNDKGLPLRPDQSMCTHYSRYGICKFGPACRFDHSIPPTFSSSSSQTVETPQLGGNANENDSWN, from the exons atgagcAAGCCCGACCCGGATCCGAAACAGCCTTCAGGATCTTCCTCCGAGAAGGATCCCGTAGCCGCCGATCACATTAGGGAGGAGGAGCTAAGTGAGGATCTCAGGAATGTGGTTTTGTTGGATGAAGCTACAGAAGAGCTGAATGTGTCGATTAGTGTGTCTGAGGGTGATCAGAAGGAGGAggaaggaagagagaagagaatgaTGGTGTATCCGGTGAGACCTGATGCAGAGGATTGCTCGTTTTATATTAGAACAGGAGGCTGCAAATACGGATCCAGCTGCAAGTTTAATCACCCTGTCCGAAGGAACCCCCAa ATTGGTAGGGAGAAAGTAAGGGAAAGGGAGAGGGAAGAGGATGTGGAGAATCCCAGGCTCATGGAGTGCAAG TACTACTTCAGGACGGGAGGGTGCAAATATGGAGAGACTTGTAGGTTCAGCCACACTAAACAACAGACTTCTCTCCCCTCACGACCTGAGCTTAACTTCCTCGGTCTTCCCATCAGACCG GGAGAGAAAGAATGTCCTTTCTACATGCGAAACGGCTCCTGCAAGTTTGGAGGTGACTGCAAATTTAATCATCCGGATCCTAAGGCTGTTGGAGGTGGAGTTGATTCTCCTCTCTTCCGTGGTAATAATGGTGGATCATTTCCCCCAAAGGATGCCTCACAAGCAAGTTCAACTTCTTGGTCCTCATCGAGACACATGAATGGTACTGGTACTGGTGGTACTGCTCCTTTTATTCCACTCATGTACTCACAGAATCGTGGAGCTTCTTCACCTCAAACTCCAGCGTGGAGTGGATATCAG GCGCCTTCTGCCTATCCACCAGAAAGGGGTGTCCTTCCTCCTTCCACATACTCGGCTGAAACTAGTTCATTCTCTCAGTTGCCTGCTGAGGAATTCCCAGAGCGTCCGGATCAACCAGAGTGCAGTTATTATGTTAAAACTGGGGATTGTAAGTTCAAATCTAAATGCAAATACCATCATCCCAAACATAGATTGCCAAAGCAGTCTCCATCCTCTTTCAATGACAAGGGCTTACCCCTAAGACCT GATCAGAGCATGTGCACACACTACAGCCGCTATGGCATCTGCAAATTTGGTCCAGCTTGTAGATTCGATCACTCTATACCGCCTACATTCTCGTCCAGCAGCTCCCAAACCGTAGAAACTCCTCAGCTCGGCGGCAACGCTAATGAAAACGACAGCTGGAATTGA
- the LOC108805345 gene encoding protein NOI4, with the protein MATGKPLPKFGEWDVNNPASAEGFTVIFSKASDEKKTKKASGSAGPSTLVSPQNTDQTNHQDSQNPKAKKKWFCFG; encoded by the exons ATGGCGACG GGGAAGCCACTGCCAAAGTTTGGTGAATGGGATGTGAACAATCCTGCTTCAGCCGAAGGATTCACTGTCATTTTCAGCAAAGCTAGCGACGAGAAGAAGACCAAGAAAGCATCTGGCAGCGCAGGCCCTAGTACTCTGGTTTCACCTCAGAACACCGATCAAACCAACCACCAAGATTCTCAAAACCCAAAAGCTAAg AAGAAATGGTTTTGCTTCGGTTAA